One genomic window of Deinococcus humi includes the following:
- a CDS encoding DUF4403 family protein: MTPDPQPAALLTLPLRLPYSELSRLGTAWAAEQLFTLPLPTAPSLRVADLQFSAAGARLKATVAVQSSGLLGLRATFDLSGIPTLDPAGQVLALEDIAVTTHREGLSGRLIGLLADARVTAYLARLARVDLGPRLSELRAQAQARLPFSPLEGIEVGGTVTRLAVTDLEVSPDALLLTAVTGGDLRVTLKADGLLAPEGPSARSLR, from the coding sequence ATGACCCCTGATCCACAGCCCGCCGCTCTGCTGACCCTGCCCCTTCGCCTGCCGTATTCGGAGCTGTCGCGACTGGGAACGGCCTGGGCGGCGGAGCAACTGTTCACGCTGCCGCTGCCGACAGCCCCCAGCCTGCGCGTGGCTGATCTGCAGTTCAGTGCTGCTGGAGCGCGCCTGAAGGCCACTGTGGCCGTGCAGAGCAGTGGGCTGCTGGGGCTGAGGGCCACCTTCGATCTGTCCGGAATACCCACCCTGGATCCGGCCGGGCAGGTCCTGGCTCTGGAGGACATCGCAGTGACCACCCACAGGGAAGGGCTGAGCGGACGCCTGATCGGCCTGCTGGCCGACGCCCGTGTAACCGCGTATCTGGCGCGGCTGGCCCGCGTGGACCTGGGCCCCCGCCTCTCGGAATTGCGGGCCCAGGCGCAGGCCCGCCTTCCCTTCTCGCCGTTGGAGGGAATTGAGGTGGGGGGCACGGTCACGCGACTGGCCGTAACCGATCTGGAGGTCAGTCCGGACGCCCTGCTGCTGACCGCCGTGACGGGCGGGGATCTGCGCGTCACATTGAAGGCTGATGGCCTGCTGGCCCCCGAAGGTCCGTCAGCGCGAAGCCTGCGCTAG
- a CDS encoding NUDIX domain-containing protein, with amino-acid sequence MSDSTSPVHPNWATLTEDATQPWDTLDSRQLVDGYRVVLEDRVRVKPGVETLYQYRPRGPRAVFILPVTAAGEAVLIRQYRYPLRATVTEVVAGGVERGEALLDAAARELLEEVGGVSQDWVPLPGFYPQPSISGVVFYAALALNVTLGDTQHEDTETIERVVLPLPEAYRMLEAGEIQDGPSGLTLWHARRHLVDRGLL; translated from the coding sequence ATGAGCGATTCCACCTCGCCGGTCCACCCCAACTGGGCTACGTTGACCGAAGATGCCACCCAGCCCTGGGACACCCTGGACAGCCGACAGCTGGTGGACGGTTACCGCGTGGTGCTCGAAGACCGCGTGCGGGTGAAGCCGGGCGTGGAGACCTTATATCAGTACCGTCCGCGCGGTCCCCGCGCCGTGTTCATCCTGCCGGTCACGGCGGCGGGCGAGGCAGTCCTGATCCGTCAGTACCGCTATCCGCTGCGCGCCACCGTGACTGAAGTCGTCGCGGGCGGTGTGGAGCGCGGCGAGGCTCTGCTGGACGCTGCGGCGCGCGAACTGCTGGAGGAGGTGGGCGGGGTCAGCCAGGACTGGGTGCCGCTGCCCGGTTTTTACCCGCAGCCCAGCATCAGCGGGGTGGTCTTCTACGCTGCGCTGGCCCTGAACGTGACTCTGGGAGACACCCAGCATGAGGATACCGAGACCATCGAGCGTGTGGTGCTGCCCCTCCCGGAGGCGTACCGCATGTTGGAGGCCGGGGAGATTCAGGACGGTCCCAGCGGTCTGACGCTGTGGCACGCGCGCCGCCATCTGGTAGACCGCGGGCTGCTGTAA
- a CDS encoding IMPACT family protein → MSDQPLPELPAPFTTLAGEHRHSAVVENSEFLAFAARADTPQEALAYLETVRARYPDATHHCWAYQIGPEYRFNDDGEPGGTAGAPMLRAIGGQELDHVVTVVVRYYGGVKLGTGGLVRAYGGTAAECLRTAPRLEIRPRQPLRVQAPFPHLSALYHLLETFDVARGEEEYTVSGVEMTLGVYPEEVQAFAAALADATRGEARVESR, encoded by the coding sequence ATGTCTGATCAGCCCTTACCTGAGTTGCCTGCCCCTTTTACCACCCTGGCCGGCGAACACCGCCACAGCGCCGTGGTGGAGAACAGCGAGTTCCTTGCCTTTGCCGCGCGGGCCGACACCCCACAGGAGGCGCTGGCCTATCTGGAGACGGTCCGGGCCCGCTACCCGGATGCCACCCACCACTGCTGGGCCTACCAGATCGGCCCCGAATACCGCTTCAACGACGACGGCGAACCGGGTGGCACGGCGGGCGCACCGATGCTGCGCGCCATCGGCGGGCAGGAGCTGGACCATGTGGTGACCGTGGTGGTGCGCTACTACGGCGGCGTCAAGCTGGGTACTGGGGGACTGGTGCGCGCCTACGGCGGGACGGCGGCGGAGTGCCTGCGAACTGCGCCCCGGCTGGAGATCCGTCCGCGCCAGCCGCTGCGGGTGCAGGCCCCCTTCCCACACCTTAGTGCTCTGTACCACCTGCTGGAGACTTTCGACGTGGCGCGCGGCGAGGAGGAGTACACCGTGTCAGGCGTGGAGATGACGCTGGGCGTGTACCCGGAGGAGGTGCAAGCGTTCGCGGCGGCCCTGGCGGACGCAACGCGCGGGGAGGCCAGGGTGGAGAGCCGCTGA
- a CDS encoding lipopolysaccharide biosynthesis protein produces the protein MTNLKSRTVTAVKWSYLSMAIGTVLGLVFTAILSRLLTPSEFGVVAIALVLQRFGQFIGDLGVGQALVQKPELSDEDVQAAFTSSMGLGLLATVAAWLLAPLAGRYFNMPDLVAVFRGYAAAYLLTAMVIISQSLLRRQLKFRPLVIGELVSLVVGHGLFGLGAAALGFGAFSLAISQIAQALIQMLILYAYTRHSLRLTLRPDSYRTLYAFATRVSLINFLEFISSNLDSLILARLYPSAALGLYSRSYKAVGTPAMSFAKSLTRVLAPSFSAVQSEPERLRRAHHSALLALLIVTSCVAGGIFVAAPEVVAVLMGSQFVGAVILVKIFAVAVPFMTSSNLAGVMAEATANLSVKLRIQAMYTVGLALAFWTVFSLGGSVAAIAGVLLGGTILRNLGLELLTRSIVGSGREILQSYGVGLLSGLGTAAAFYVVVVPLRSLGTPLPALFLTELLVGAVALMVAIHLGPPNELKSMALRAVPALSSRFRRVTGQRGQ, from the coding sequence GTGACCAATCTCAAGAGTCGAACCGTTACTGCCGTGAAGTGGAGCTACCTGTCCATGGCCATTGGTACGGTCCTGGGCCTCGTATTTACGGCCATCCTGTCGCGCTTGCTGACCCCATCGGAATTTGGGGTGGTGGCCATCGCCCTGGTCTTGCAGCGTTTCGGGCAGTTTATCGGCGACCTGGGGGTGGGTCAGGCGCTGGTTCAGAAACCGGAATTGAGCGACGAGGATGTGCAGGCCGCCTTCACTTCCTCCATGGGTCTGGGGCTGCTGGCCACAGTGGCGGCTTGGCTGCTGGCCCCGCTGGCCGGCAGATATTTCAACATGCCCGATCTGGTGGCCGTCTTTCGAGGCTACGCCGCCGCCTATCTGCTGACCGCCATGGTGATCATCTCGCAAAGCCTGCTGCGCCGCCAGCTGAAATTCCGCCCCCTGGTGATCGGCGAACTGGTGTCACTGGTTGTTGGCCACGGCCTGTTCGGGCTGGGAGCCGCGGCCCTGGGCTTCGGAGCCTTTAGCCTGGCGATCAGCCAGATTGCGCAGGCCCTGATTCAGATGCTCATTTTGTATGCCTACACCCGCCACAGCCTGCGCCTGACCCTCCGGCCCGACTCCTACCGGACACTGTACGCTTTTGCGACCCGCGTCAGCCTGATCAATTTTCTGGAGTTCATCAGTAGCAACCTGGACAGCCTGATTCTGGCCCGTCTGTATCCCAGTGCGGCGCTGGGCCTGTATAGCCGGAGCTATAAAGCCGTCGGTACCCCCGCCATGAGCTTCGCCAAAAGCCTGACACGGGTGCTTGCTCCCTCATTCAGCGCCGTCCAGAGCGAACCCGAGCGGCTGCGCCGGGCGCACCACTCCGCCCTGCTGGCCCTGCTGATCGTCACTTCCTGTGTTGCGGGCGGCATCTTTGTGGCCGCCCCAGAAGTCGTGGCCGTGCTGATGGGATCACAGTTCGTGGGCGCCGTGATCCTGGTCAAGATCTTTGCTGTGGCCGTGCCCTTCATGACCAGCAGCAATCTGGCGGGAGTGATGGCCGAGGCCACCGCCAACCTGAGTGTCAAGCTCAGAATTCAGGCTATGTACACCGTGGGCCTGGCACTGGCCTTCTGGACGGTTTTCAGCCTGGGCGGCAGCGTGGCGGCCATCGCGGGCGTCCTGCTGGGCGGCACGATTTTGCGAAACCTGGGTCTTGAACTGCTGACCCGCTCCATCGTGGGCAGCGGGCGCGAAATTCTCCAGTCTTACGGGGTGGGCCTGCTGAGTGGCCTGGGCACTGCCGCAGCGTTCTACGTTGTGGTGGTCCCCCTGCGGAGCCTGGGCACGCCCCTGCCCGCACTCTTCCTGACTGAACTGCTTGTGGGCGCAGTCGCCCTTATGGTCGCCATCCACCTGGGACCGCCCAACGAGCTCAAGTCCATGGCCCTGCGCGCGGTGCCCGCGCTGAGCAGTCGCTTCCGCCGCGTGACCGGGCAGCGCGGGCAATAA
- a CDS encoding glycosyltransferase, which yields MKVLHLSTSDGGGGAARGAFWLHRALDADLDSAMLVQRKVSDDPKVTEYRPAMASALARRAERMVRERLRPAQYFSPAVLNLPIHRQINALRPDVVNLHWVGDGFLSPESLAGVRAPVVWTLRDQWPMTGGCHYTQECTRFEGECGHCPALRSRRPDDYSRLLHRRKSQAWNRLPMTLVALSHWLADQARRSSLFAGRRTVVIPNALDTAVFRPLGREAARAVPGPLAALGLTADQRVILFGAMYPLTETRKGFAHLRRAAEILALRPDAHELTLVVFGSLQGRTPPPMPLKTHFIGSLDDDQALASLYAGADLTVMPSLEEAFGKVAMESMACGTPVVCFDDSGPADIVDHRLNGYLARYDDVADLAAGIAFLLDHPQPRALAQASLDKVMAQYTFSRQAQMYSDLYAQVLEEARWVGGAAAPSRSIPRTQENP from the coding sequence ATGAAGGTTCTTCACCTGAGCACCAGCGATGGCGGCGGCGGCGCTGCGCGCGGGGCCTTCTGGCTGCACCGCGCGCTGGACGCCGACCTTGACTCGGCCATGCTGGTGCAGCGCAAGGTCAGTGACGATCCAAAGGTCACAGAATACCGCCCCGCGATGGCCTCAGCCCTGGCGCGGCGGGCCGAACGTATGGTACGGGAACGCCTGCGCCCGGCGCAGTATTTCTCGCCCGCTGTCCTGAATCTCCCCATTCACCGGCAGATCAACGCCCTGCGGCCCGATGTGGTCAATCTGCACTGGGTGGGGGACGGCTTCCTGAGCCCTGAGAGCCTCGCGGGCGTCCGCGCGCCGGTGGTCTGGACCTTGCGCGACCAGTGGCCCATGACCGGGGGCTGCCACTACACGCAGGAGTGCACGCGCTTTGAAGGAGAATGCGGCCACTGCCCGGCCCTACGATCAAGGCGCCCGGATGATTACTCCCGCCTGTTACACCGCCGTAAATCGCAGGCCTGGAACCGCCTCCCGATGACCCTGGTGGCGCTCAGCCACTGGCTGGCCGATCAGGCGCGGCGCAGTTCGCTGTTCGCCGGACGCCGAACGGTGGTGATTCCCAACGCTCTGGATACGGCAGTGTTCAGGCCTCTGGGCCGTGAAGCGGCCCGCGCGGTACCCGGCCCGCTGGCCGCCCTGGGCCTGACGGCAGACCAGCGGGTCATCCTGTTCGGGGCCATGTATCCGCTGACCGAGACCCGCAAGGGCTTCGCGCATCTGCGCCGCGCCGCCGAAATCCTGGCCCTGCGGCCCGACGCCCACGAGTTGACGCTGGTGGTCTTCGGCTCCCTGCAAGGGCGAACTCCACCGCCCATGCCCCTGAAGACCCATTTCATCGGTTCGCTGGACGATGACCAGGCGCTAGCCTCGCTGTACGCAGGCGCGGACCTGACCGTGATGCCCTCGCTGGAAGAGGCTTTCGGCAAGGTGGCCATGGAATCGATGGCCTGCGGCACGCCGGTGGTCTGCTTTGATGACAGTGGGCCGGCCGATATCGTGGACCACCGCCTTAACGGCTATCTGGCCCGGTATGACGACGTGGCCGATCTGGCCGCTGGCATCGCCTTTTTGCTCGATCATCCCCAACCCCGCGCCCTAGCGCAGGCCTCGCTGGACAAAGTGATGGCCCAGTACACCTTCAGCCGACAGGCCCAGATGTATTCGGACCTGTACGCTCAGGTGCTGGAGGAAGCCCGGTGGGTGGGTGGGGCTGCCGCACCTTCTCGGTCCATCCCGAGAACCCAGGAAAACCCGTGA
- a CDS encoding asparagine synthase-related protein, translating to MRQNFSAVLAARAAHSGPEVLTAGPWHITLDAAPASVHRQEGLTAVLKGQLYDLDLADLLRLYRQHGPNFPRFFDGSFSLLILDEALGTVLAVTDRMGSHKLYAAHDGERVTLSTLPDHPDFVRRPYHPAALASLLTSGAVLNDLSLYQGVQSLTAAHLHDIRPGGIRSQPYWQLLPPEGLDTRAEPELREECAELLQRAVRRRVERLRGPVHLSLSGGYDSRGLLSLLAATGREVRTFSYYQGTRRADGDATVADALAAQYGARHEHVQAYGGDLLATLRRNAIWGHGMTKFCDEVDAWQTLAAQNVSDVFVGDVVHAVHHLPLPDMAEQFARWEISPFASLGKLATAFAPTACRALETAWTAEIDQMSDGIARYGNPRQQEYLLRSQQRVTHVLLPWRERFTGHAAAVHMPYLDGAILEFIHRLPPTMLAGKRLVNGALQRLDSDIYRVPLARSSGYVTDWHSELIRHREAIREELLCGSSQLDELIEPQAIEAVLDSLSAQESVRSRRMAQVRRTLGTIRRSRAGQKILGRARVKHQRVSPAIWLLRVLTLRVADLERQRRS from the coding sequence TTGCGACAAAACTTCAGCGCCGTTCTCGCTGCTCGCGCTGCCCACTCTGGCCCTGAAGTGCTGACCGCTGGTCCCTGGCACATCACGTTGGATGCTGCGCCCGCCAGCGTCCACCGTCAGGAGGGGCTGACCGCCGTTCTCAAAGGTCAGCTGTATGACCTCGATCTCGCTGATCTGCTGCGTCTGTACCGCCAGCATGGACCGAACTTTCCCCGCTTCTTCGACGGCTCTTTTTCGCTATTGATTCTGGACGAGGCCCTTGGCACTGTGCTGGCAGTCACGGACCGGATGGGCAGCCACAAGCTCTACGCTGCCCACGACGGCGAACGTGTCACCCTGTCCACCTTGCCGGATCATCCGGACTTTGTGCGGCGCCCCTACCATCCTGCTGCCCTGGCCAGCCTGCTGACCAGCGGCGCGGTCCTGAATGACCTATCTCTCTATCAAGGGGTACAGAGTCTGACGGCTGCCCATCTGCACGACATCCGGCCTGGGGGCATCCGCAGCCAGCCGTACTGGCAGCTCCTGCCCCCCGAGGGACTGGATACGCGCGCCGAGCCGGAACTGCGTGAGGAATGCGCTGAACTGCTCCAGCGCGCGGTGCGTCGCCGGGTAGAACGGTTGCGGGGACCAGTTCACCTGTCGCTGAGTGGCGGCTACGATTCGCGCGGGCTGCTGAGCCTGCTGGCGGCGACGGGACGAGAGGTGCGAACCTTCTCTTATTACCAGGGCACACGAAGGGCAGACGGAGACGCCACGGTGGCCGACGCATTGGCGGCGCAGTACGGCGCCCGACACGAGCATGTGCAGGCCTATGGCGGCGATCTCCTCGCCACGCTCCGCCGTAACGCCATCTGGGGGCATGGCATGACCAAGTTCTGCGATGAGGTGGATGCCTGGCAGACGCTGGCCGCCCAGAACGTGAGCGACGTCTTTGTGGGCGACGTGGTGCATGCCGTCCATCACCTGCCTTTGCCGGATATGGCCGAGCAATTTGCCCGGTGGGAGATCTCTCCTTTTGCCAGTCTGGGCAAACTGGCGACGGCTTTTGCCCCGACGGCTTGCCGCGCGCTGGAGACCGCCTGGACTGCTGAAATCGACCAGATGTCGGACGGGATCGCCCGCTACGGGAATCCCCGACAGCAGGAATACCTGCTCCGTTCACAGCAGCGCGTGACCCATGTCCTGTTGCCGTGGCGGGAACGGTTCACGGGGCACGCTGCGGCGGTTCACATGCCGTACCTTGACGGGGCGATTCTGGAGTTCATTCACCGCCTGCCGCCCACCATGCTGGCAGGCAAACGGTTGGTGAACGGGGCTCTGCAGCGGCTGGATTCCGACATCTACCGGGTGCCCCTGGCGAGATCGTCCGGCTACGTGACTGACTGGCACTCTGAATTGATCCGGCACCGCGAGGCGATCAGGGAAGAATTGCTCTGCGGTTCCAGCCAGCTGGACGAGCTGATCGAGCCGCAGGCCATTGAGGCTGTACTGGACAGCCTGAGCGCACAGGAGAGCGTGCGTTCCAGACGAATGGCGCAGGTGCGGCGGACGCTGGGCACCATCCGCCGCAGCAGGGCTGGGCAGAAAATTCTTGGGCGGGCCCGTGTCAAGCACCAGCGCGTCAGCCCCGCTATCTGGCTGTTGCGGGTGTTGACGCTGCGCGTGGCAGATCTTGAAAGGCAACGGCGGTCCTGA
- a CDS encoding NPCBM/NEW2 domain-containing protein, with protein sequence MKRETITRETKGRWIRGTALVLLTGLLIGCGPSDPPNSEPIDPEPNPYAGGVTHPWTGTDQSGNKPIKSGENFLSDLGYTSARNVWGPIELDRSNGNEKAGDGQALKIGTQSFTKGIGVHANSELTYALNDSCSTFSATVGIDAEVGAKGSVIFQVFGDGKQLFDSGKLTGTSAAKPFSVSVAGVNELKLVVTDAGDGIEYDHADWANAKLTCQLSQVALESRDGGPFADRMVFNRIGSLASPPPNGVHDRATVRVKNTGSSPLRVTDLPITGPWQLDPKPTFPVTIAPGGFLDVRLRFVAQSLSAQGGKFHTGTVNVVTNAQTAAGQTIQLAGLWQSESENNQEPYLEDIVQTAFGFKTAFAPSKNNNASNGINQKGKVTPQGDEVIAPYWQRADSSKPVAVQQLAAYHTQGDRAVLRWFTKGITDSNTILAQKGVDAQSVLPRKDGSEELAAATFTPSAQTFGFRVDSESSDPVLNNQTKDRNNGCVDPCGQHVRFFKAKDQSGQIMPDTYLLIMDYSGINYDYNDNIYLVSNLKPAPILINVGLAGNGVNTTDPAGNVWVSDRDRNGYALFTPTTAKNEPDSGPNASLDILKTDFDALYRSYRGNVGSVPQAERQISFNIPLENGPHTLKLHFADLAHTVADKRIFDVTVEGQKVLSNLDIVKEAGGGNTALVKTLTPNVTGGVLNLNLSASVDYPSIAGIEILR encoded by the coding sequence GTGAAGAGGGAAACCATAACCAGAGAAACGAAGGGCAGATGGATCAGGGGAACGGCGCTGGTGCTGCTGACCGGACTGCTGATCGGCTGCGGACCGTCCGATCCGCCCAACTCCGAACCCATAGATCCAGAGCCGAATCCGTATGCGGGGGGTGTGACGCATCCCTGGACGGGCACCGATCAGTCGGGCAACAAGCCGATCAAGAGTGGCGAGAATTTCCTGTCCGATCTGGGTTACACCTCGGCCCGCAATGTCTGGGGTCCCATTGAGCTGGACCGCAGCAACGGCAACGAGAAGGCTGGAGACGGTCAGGCCCTCAAGATCGGCACCCAGAGCTTCACCAAGGGGATCGGGGTTCACGCCAACAGTGAACTGACCTACGCCCTGAATGACAGTTGCTCGACATTCAGCGCCACCGTGGGCATCGACGCGGAGGTGGGCGCGAAGGGCAGCGTCATCTTCCAGGTGTTTGGGGACGGCAAGCAGCTGTTCGACAGCGGCAAGCTGACGGGCACGAGTGCGGCGAAGCCGTTCTCGGTGTCGGTTGCTGGCGTGAATGAGCTGAAGCTGGTGGTCACGGACGCCGGAGACGGCATCGAGTACGATCACGCCGACTGGGCCAACGCCAAACTGACCTGTCAGCTGAGCCAGGTGGCGCTGGAGAGCCGGGACGGTGGTCCCTTCGCGGACCGCATGGTGTTCAACCGTATCGGATCGCTGGCCAGCCCACCCCCCAACGGCGTGCATGACCGCGCCACCGTGCGTGTCAAGAACACCGGCAGTAGTCCTCTGAGGGTCACCGATCTGCCCATTACGGGTCCCTGGCAACTAGATCCCAAACCCACCTTTCCGGTGACCATCGCTCCGGGAGGCTTTCTAGATGTCCGGCTCCGGTTCGTCGCGCAGAGTCTCAGTGCACAGGGCGGCAAGTTTCATACGGGCACGGTGAATGTGGTCACCAATGCCCAGACGGCGGCTGGCCAGACCATCCAACTTGCCGGGCTGTGGCAGAGCGAGTCCGAGAACAACCAGGAACCGTATCTGGAAGACATTGTTCAGACGGCCTTCGGCTTCAAGACTGCATTCGCGCCGAGCAAGAACAACAATGCCTCGAACGGCATCAATCAGAAGGGCAAGGTCACCCCGCAGGGTGACGAGGTAATTGCCCCGTACTGGCAGCGCGCCGATTCCAGCAAGCCTGTGGCCGTTCAGCAACTGGCCGCCTACCACACCCAGGGGGACCGCGCGGTGTTGCGCTGGTTTACCAAGGGAATCACCGATAGCAATACCATTCTGGCCCAGAAAGGCGTTGACGCGCAGTCGGTCCTGCCGCGTAAGGACGGCTCGGAAGAGCTGGCGGCAGCCACCTTCACGCCATCGGCCCAGACTTTCGGGTTCAGGGTGGACAGTGAGTCCAGTGACCCGGTGCTGAACAACCAGACCAAGGACCGCAACAACGGCTGCGTTGATCCCTGCGGCCAGCATGTCCGTTTCTTCAAGGCAAAGGACCAGAGCGGCCAGATCATGCCTGACACCTATCTGCTGATCATGGATTACTCGGGCATCAATTACGACTACAACGACAACATTTACCTGGTCAGCAACCTGAAGCCTGCGCCCATCCTGATCAACGTCGGTCTGGCGGGCAATGGGGTCAACACCACCGATCCCGCGGGCAACGTTTGGGTCTCGGACCGAGATCGCAATGGCTACGCGCTGTTCACGCCCACCACGGCCAAGAACGAGCCGGACAGCGGTCCAAACGCGAGCCTTGACATCCTCAAGACCGATTTTGACGCGCTGTACCGCAGTTACCGGGGCAATGTGGGGAGTGTCCCCCAGGCGGAGAGGCAGATCAGCTTCAACATTCCACTGGAAAACGGCCCGCACACGCTCAAGCTGCATTTCGCAGATCTGGCGCACACTGTAGCTGACAAACGCATCTTTGACGTCACCGTCGAGGGACAGAAGGTGCTGTCTAACCTGGACATTGTCAAGGAAGCGGGCGGCGGCAACACGGCGCTGGTTAAGACGCTGACCCCGAACGTGACCGGCGGAGTGCTGAACCTGAATCTGAGCGCCTCGGTGGATTATCCTTCCATTGCAGGCATCGAGATCCTGCGCTGA
- a CDS encoding NPCBM/NEW2 domain-containing protein → MTHPWTGTDQSGNKPIKSGENFLSDLGYTSARNVWGPIELDRSNGNEKAGDGQALKIGTQSFTKGIGVHANSELTYALNDSCSTFSATVGIDAEVGAKGSVIFQVFGDGKQLFDSGKLTGTSAAKPFSVSVAGVNELKLVVTDAGDGIEYDHADWANAKLSCEVTDATPPDPPPAKPTNTYQYTGIAAQPNTVAEAQGRAVGGKLYVFGGFDSRKSCCTPTDRAQGYDPATNVWTPLSPMPERGATHAGMATDGKDIYYAGGYVANAAWTGQIFGTRAVWKYNVAQDTYTRLPDLPVLSAAGQLEYLAGKLHYFGGTNAARNLDLKTHYVLDLTTGGATWTPAAPLLEARNHLGSAVLDGLIYAIGGQTGHDAQLKTLNTIEAYDPATDRWEPRASMLKALSHTTNSTFVLNGRIVVVGGETAHDQPTDMVAAYDPRSNSWTLLTSLPERRVSGVAAPLGNGFVFTGGNLPGGGGTKADGWRANPVSTP, encoded by the coding sequence GTGACGCATCCCTGGACGGGCACCGATCAGTCGGGCAACAAGCCGATCAAGAGTGGCGAGAATTTCCTGTCCGATCTGGGTTACACCTCGGCCCGCAATGTCTGGGGTCCCATTGAGCTGGACCGCAGCAACGGCAACGAGAAGGCTGGAGACGGTCAGGCCCTCAAGATCGGCACCCAGAGCTTCACCAAGGGGATCGGGGTTCACGCCAACAGTGAACTGACCTACGCCCTGAATGACAGTTGCTCGACATTCAGCGCCACCGTGGGCATCGACGCGGAGGTGGGCGCGAAGGGCAGCGTCATCTTCCAGGTGTTTGGGGACGGCAAGCAGCTGTTCGACAGCGGCAAGCTGACGGGCACGAGTGCGGCGAAGCCGTTCTCGGTGTCGGTTGCTGGCGTGAATGAGCTGAAGCTGGTGGTCACGGACGCCGGAGACGGCATCGAGTACGATCACGCCGACTGGGCCAACGCCAAACTGAGTTGCGAAGTCACCGATGCTACGCCGCCGGACCCGCCACCTGCCAAGCCTACCAATACCTACCAGTACACAGGCATCGCAGCCCAGCCGAACACGGTGGCGGAGGCGCAGGGCAGGGCGGTGGGCGGCAAGCTGTACGTGTTCGGCGGCTTCGACAGCCGAAAGAGCTGCTGCACCCCCACTGACCGTGCCCAAGGGTACGATCCAGCCACCAATGTCTGGACGCCGCTGAGCCCCATGCCAGAGAGAGGTGCAACTCACGCGGGCATGGCCACCGATGGCAAGGACATCTATTACGCGGGCGGTTATGTCGCCAATGCTGCTTGGACCGGTCAGATTTTCGGTACGAGGGCGGTCTGGAAGTATAATGTGGCGCAGGACACCTACACCCGGTTGCCCGATCTGCCTGTGCTCAGCGCTGCCGGGCAGCTGGAGTATCTGGCGGGAAAGCTGCACTATTTCGGTGGAACCAATGCTGCCCGGAACCTTGACCTTAAGACCCACTACGTGCTGGACCTGACCACAGGCGGCGCAACATGGACTCCAGCCGCGCCCCTGTTGGAGGCTCGCAACCACTTGGGCTCAGCAGTGCTGGACGGACTGATATATGCCATCGGCGGCCAGACTGGGCACGATGCCCAGCTGAAGACGCTGAACACTATCGAAGCCTACGATCCGGCCACGGACCGCTGGGAGCCGCGTGCCTCAATGCTCAAAGCACTCAGCCATACCACCAACTCCACTTTCGTGCTGAACGGACGCATCGTGGTGGTGGGAGGCGAGACCGCCCACGATCAGCCCACCGACATGGTCGCCGCCTACGATCCGCGCAGCAACTCCTGGACCCTCCTGACCTCCCTGCCCGAGCGGCGGGTGTCGGGCGTCGCGGCTCCCCTGGGCAACGGCTTCGTCTTCACTGGTGGCAACTTGCCTGGCGGTGGGGGAACGAAGGCCGACGGCTGGCGGGCCAATCCGGTCTCCACCCCCTGA